The uncultured Bacteroides sp. DNA segment CAAAAACAGAATGTTATTTTGACACAAAGGAGGACGATAAACAGGCAAATAGTCTACAAATGAAGTTGATCACAAAACAATTATAAATATTATTTCTATCTTTGCCAACAATCAACTAACAATAAACTTATGAGTTATCTAATAAAACCGGAAAATTACAAGCCACTGCTTGACTTGAAGCAAACCGAACTCGGTATCAAACAAATCAAAGATTTCTTTCAAATGAACCTATCTTCAGAGTTGCGCCTTCGCCGTGTAACAGCACCGCTTTTTGTTCTGAAGGGAATGGGCATCAACGACGATTTGAATGGAGTAGAACGCGCAGTTTCATTTCCCATTAAAGACCTGAATGACGCCCAAGCTGAAGTCGTTCATTCCTTGGCCAAATGGAAAAGAATGACACTGGCCGACTACCACATCGAACCGGGATATGGCATCTACACAGATATGAATGCCATCCGTTCGGACGAAGAACTTGGAAATATCCATTCACTCTATGTAGACCAATGGGACTGGGAAAGAGTGATTACCCGCGAAGATCGGAGTATCGATTTCCTGAAAGAGATTGTAAACCGCATCTATGCCGCTATGATTCGCACAGAATATATGGTGTACGAGATGTATCCTCAAATCAAACCCTGTTTGCCTCAAAAGTTACACTTCATTCATGCCGAAGAGCTTAGGCAGCTATATCCTGAGATGGAACCTAAAGACAGAGAAAACATCATCACAAAGAAATATGGCGCTGTATTCATCATTGGCATAGGCGGCAAATTGGGTGACGGAAAGAAGCATGATGGACGCGCCCCCGACTACGATGATTACAGTAGTATAAGCGACAACGGGCTCCCCGGATTAAACGGAGATCTCTTATTGTGGAACGAAGTGTTGCAACGAGCCATCGAACTCTCTTCTATGGGCATACGTGTAGACAAAGAAGCCCTGCAAAGGCAATTGAAAGAAGAAGGAGAAGAAAAAAGACTGGAGCTCTACTTCCATAAACGACTAATGAATGGTACGCTCCCTCTCTCTATTGGTGGAGGAATCGGGCAGTCACGCTTATGCATGTATTATCTGCGTAAGGCACACATAGGAGAGATACAAGCCAGCATCTGGCCCGATGAAATGAGAAAAGAGTGCCAAAGGCTCAACATGACTTTGATTTAAATAAGTAGTAAATGATGAATGTTCAGATAGAAGAAAGCTGGAAAAAACACTTACAGCCTGAGTTTGAGAAAGATTATTTCCGAAACCTTACGGCGTTCGTGAAAGATGAATATTCCCACTCTCCAATATACCCTCCGGGAAAACTAATATTCAATGCGTTCAACCTATGTCCATTTGATAAAGTGAAAGTGGTCATCATCGGGCAAGATCCATACCATGGTCCCGGACAGGCACATGGTCTCTGTTTTTCAGTAAACGACGGAGTTCAATTTCCACCTTCACTGATGAATATATTCAAGGAAATCAAAAGTGATTTAGGAATAGATGCGCCTCCATCAGGTAATCTTACCCGATGGGCAGAGCAAGGCATTTTATTACTAAACGCCACGCTTACTGTTCGTGCGCATCAAGCCGGCTCACATCAAAACAAAGGATGGGAAGCCTTCACCGATGCTGCCATAAGAGCCTTAGCAGAAGAACGGGAACATTTGGTCTTTATTCTCTGGGGAGCTTATGCGCAAAAAAAAGGAGCTTTCATTGATCGGAGCAAGCACTTGGTGCTTAGTTCTGCGCATCCTTCTCCTTTTTCCGCCTATAACGGATTCTTTGGAAACAAACATTTTAGCAAAACGAACGAGTATCTCAAAGCTCACGAAGAAACAGAAATTGTATGGTGAGACCTCGCCAAAGATAACAAGACGAAATAGCCCCGGTACAACAATCAATATAAGATTCTGGTACCGGGGCTATTTTATATCCTTTTATTCCGAATTAATACCACTGAATGTTACTCTGCGTCTGGCTACGTTGTTCCCACTTCAAGTCTTGCAAAAGACTGGCATTGGCACGAATGGTGAAATTGTAATATTTATATGTTCCAATTGGAGAAATACTAGCCGACATGTTCCAACAATGCAAATCACGCGAGACAGTAAAGGCTGTCTGAATAATCTTACTAGCCTCAAAGTCATATCCAGAATTAAAACTCATGCTCCAACGATTGGATATCTTAATATTGCCCGAAGCACTCAGGTTTTGCGTATATTTATATGGATAACGCATCGTTTCTTCATTGATATGGGCCGACCGATCCTCACTAATATTAAAGGAGTAACTTAAATTCAACGACCAAGGCATAGCAAACACCTGATAACCATCAGCGTCTATCTTAGCCTTCTCTACCTTTTTAGTTTTAGTTTCATTCCCTTCTTCCTGAGCATCTTCAGAATCCGTTTTGTTAGCGTCTTTCCCTTTCTTTTTATCATCCGTCTTTTCATCTTTTGGGCCAAATAACTTCTTCCAAGTATCATTATTGAGCGTATAATTAAAGGATGATCCCCAGCCTTGGAAACGCCCGAAGCGTCCGTAAGACCATTCTGTCCGGTCACCAACCACTACCTTACCATCTTTATCAAATTGATAAGCATAAGTGGCAAAAGAAGAGTTAAGATTCAATGTATAGTTCTTAGAGAACTTCAAACGCAAACGTAGAGAAAGATCACTCCATGGCCTTGTTTCCGCCGCCATATTATAAGAGATGCTACCTCCTAACTCATCAATAAGGCTAACTTTACGGATAGAATCATTACGGGTTTTATACTTCATCTCAAGATTATTGGAAAGATCAAAACTTACCGTTCCCTGCCTACCTCTTCCCGGCACTCCGAACGCTTCATTTGCGTAAGGAGAATAAGTTACAGTATCCAACTGGTTCGAAGAATTAAGATACGTATAAGATTCATAATAGCCATATTTGGAAGCACCAAAATCAGGAGCCATACTGAGACTGACCTGAGGAGTGATCACATGGCGTATTTGTATTTCTTTGCTCTTTGCAAAAAGAGGTTTGTACATACCGTAAAGTTTGGTACTCAACCCGAGGCTCGTATTGTAATTGTATACACGATGAAAACCATAGATCGTATCTGTGGGAACATCCTTCAGGTTAGACGCGTCCCTGCCCCTCATAACCTTACGGGTATACCATCTTTCTGTATAATTAAACGTAGGAGTGACATTAAAGTATTTAAAGAGAGTGAAAGTGGCACTAACAGGAATAGTATGGCTCATTCCATTCTTCCAATCCTTTACCAAATTCGATTTAAATAACATATTATCTTTCGTATTGATGCTATTTGTTAGTCGGCCGGTATAGCTAAGTGATATCTTCTCATACCAACGCTCATCACCTACAGCTGCTTTACGTTTGAAGGGGTAAAGGCGGCTCAAAGCAATATTAAGGTCCGGAAATGTCACTGCGACAGAAGAGTCTCGCAATGTTTGTGCAATATTAAAAGTACTTGAAATCGTCAAACCCTGATCAGGAAAGCTACGTGAGTAAGCAACACTCGATGTTTTAGTTCCCTGAGATAAAAGTTGTGAATTATATAAGTTGCCTATATTTGTTCGTTCATAGCTAGTGGTTGAGAAGTTTACACTTGCTGAGAAAGTGCTATTAGGACTAGCTTTGGCATCTTGGCGATGAGACCATACGATCTTAAAATCTTTAGCAACCGAATAGTCTGCTAAGCCCTTGTCCCCAGTTTTTGTCACTTGATAATTAGCTTGAAAAGAACCGGAATACTTATAGCGCTTATTGTAAGTGGATTCAACACCCAGTGCCCAAGAGCCCTTAGTAAACACATCACCCAACACCTTCAAATCCATTTTATCATTGATCGCAAAATAATATCCACCACCCGTCAAACCAAAGCCGCGGCTAGAATCATCCATATAGGTCGGCATAATGATACCAGATGAATAACTACTCGAAAATGGAAAGAAGAAAAAAGGTACCGCTATAGGAAGAGGAACATCTTCAACAACTAAATAGGCCGGCCCGGTAACGACGTTTTTCTTAGGCCGCACTTTAGCACGGGTCAGTTGAAGGTAAAAGTGTGGATGATCGTGATGATCGCAAGTTGTGTACCGTCCATTGACCATAAAGAGTTCATCGTCCACTCCTTTTTTAGCATTATTCCCGGTAACGTATCCCTCTCCTTGCTGACTTACAACATTACTGATAAAACCTCTTTTACTTTTAAAGTTGTACCGAATCGTTTTTGTTTCATAAGGAGTTTCGCCATCTTTAAAAACAGGAGTCCCTTGCATCACGCCCAACGAATCGGGCACGCCATGAGCATAAACCGTACTACTATCCATGTTCATAGAAATAACCTGAGCTGCAAGCTCTATCTTCTCATAGTTCACTTTCCCCTGACCATAAAGATGCGCATATCCTCCCTTAGTAAAAACGATGGAGTCATTCGCTTCATAAACAACAGGAGCGGTAAGAGGTTGTTTTTTCTTGGCTGGCAAGAGTGCAGCCAACGAGTCATTCTTTATCGTATCTACTTTCTGTGTATCGGCAGCCGATACCCCCGAAACCGAATTTCGCTTTCGGCGTTGAGGCATTGCTTCAACGGAAAGTGTCAATAAAACAAACAGTAGTATGAATGATATAATTGTATTTGCTTTCAATGGCGTCATCAACTAATAGTTTACGCTTAGAGAGGCAAAAGTACGCATTCTTCATCAATTATATATGAGATTCTTCTTTTTTAATTATTTTTTAGCCCCTATAAAAACAATTCGCACCAATAGTCAAAACGAGCAAGTCCCTCCTCTCCATGCTTAGAGATACTCTTACGAGCACCCGCCACACTCTTCTCTTTGTCAAGATGAGTTTTAGAAAAAAACTTATCGGCAAAACAAATAACTTGCTCCTCTAGACTTTGAGGAGTCATATCGCGATGGGGAACAGGAAGCTGTTGTTCCACAATTTCGTTCAAAGAAAGTCCTGCTCCTGTATGGCGTTCACACACCAATGCATGACGAGGTAAACCTGCTTGGCGAACCAAATCAGCGCCAAGATAGCCATGGCAAATATAAGGCTGTGAACCAAAGCAATAAATGCTCGGAGCATCGGTCAAAAAGATTCCTATATCATGGAGCATAGATGCTTCGGCCAGAAACGATTCATCCAGTTTCAACTCCGGATGGTTATGAGCTATATCCAAAGCCTTGCGGGTAACAGAACGACTATGTACGAGTAATATGTTCCTCAGTTCATCCTCTACGGGATAGTATTTATAAATCAAATCAATGGGACGCATTTAATATTATGTTTTATTTATTGCATGATCAATCGAAATTGAATATTTTTGCGCAATATTACTAAAAATAACAATCAATCAAATGGATCTGCAAGAGTTTTTAAACCTAACGATTTTTGGCATTGAGATAAAACATCCCGTCGAGTTCTTTATTAAAGCCTTAATCATATATGCTATAACACAAAGTACCGTATCGTTTATAAAATTTTTGTTCCGTCGTTCACAAAGAAGGAAAGGTGCCCTGTCTTTAGACAAAACAACTGCCAGTTTTCTTCAACGAATCAGTGTATACTCCATTTACATTATTGGAGGTGCTACCTTCCTATCATTGATTCCAGGAATGGAAAAAGTGGGTAACTCCATTCTTGCCGGTGCCGGTATCATGGCTATGGCCATAGGTTTCGCTTCAAAAGAAGCTCTTTCCAATTTTATCAGCGGACTGTTTATTGTCTTTGCAAAGCCTTTCCGGATTGGTGATGTCATCAAATTAGATGACAATATAACTGGTACTGTGAGCGAAATAACTCTCAGACACACTGTTATTCGAAACATGGAGAACAAAATGATTATCATTCCCAACAGCACCATGAATTCGAGCACCATCATTAATTCCACTCTTGGCGAGCAAGAAATATGTAATTTCATAGAAATAGGCGTTTCATACAACGCTGACTTAGACAAAGCGATGTTATTAATGTATGATGAAGTAACGAAGCACCCTCTACTCATAGATCGACGCACACCAGATGACAAAAAGAATAACACTCCCTTGGTTCCGGTGAGAATTATCAACCTGGGTGATTCATCTATCACCCTGAGAGCATGGGCATGGGCCGCTAATTCAGGAGATGCGTTTGTGATGAAGTGCGACTTATTAAAGTCCATCAAAGAACGTTTTGACAAAGAAGGCATCGAAATACCTTATCCTTATAGTAACATTGTGCTCAAAAAAGAAGAATAAACACTAATTACTCTGCCTGCGTTTTTTCCACAGTTGCCAAGAGTTGATGATATTCTGCCACAATACGTACGATCCCGGCCCCACAGAAGCTAACGGATTCAAATAAGTATGGGCCATCCAAATGGCAAGAATTGTATTTTTCTGCCCCAAAGATTGTCCTCCACTAATGCGATCGGAATAAACACTCCCAATGGTTTTACCCAAAAAGAATTGCAA contains these protein-coding regions:
- the asnA gene encoding aspartate--ammonia ligase; its protein translation is MSYLIKPENYKPLLDLKQTELGIKQIKDFFQMNLSSELRLRRVTAPLFVLKGMGINDDLNGVERAVSFPIKDLNDAQAEVVHSLAKWKRMTLADYHIEPGYGIYTDMNAIRSDEELGNIHSLYVDQWDWERVITREDRSIDFLKEIVNRIYAAMIRTEYMVYEMYPQIKPCLPQKLHFIHAEELRQLYPEMEPKDRENIITKKYGAVFIIGIGGKLGDGKKHDGRAPDYDDYSSISDNGLPGLNGDLLLWNEVLQRAIELSSMGIRVDKEALQRQLKEEGEEKRLELYFHKRLMNGTLPLSIGGGIGQSRLCMYYLRKAHIGEIQASIWPDEMRKECQRLNMTLI
- a CDS encoding uracil-DNA glycosylase, whose amino-acid sequence is MNVQIEESWKKHLQPEFEKDYFRNLTAFVKDEYSHSPIYPPGKLIFNAFNLCPFDKVKVVIIGQDPYHGPGQAHGLCFSVNDGVQFPPSLMNIFKEIKSDLGIDAPPSGNLTRWAEQGILLLNATLTVRAHQAGSHQNKGWEAFTDAAIRALAEEREHLVFILWGAYAQKKGAFIDRSKHLVLSSAHPSPFSAYNGFFGNKHFSKTNEYLKAHEETEIVW
- a CDS encoding putative LPS assembly protein LptD: MTPLKANTIISFILLFVLLTLSVEAMPQRRKRNSVSGVSAADTQKVDTIKNDSLAALLPAKKKQPLTAPVVYEANDSIVFTKGGYAHLYGQGKVNYEKIELAAQVISMNMDSSTVYAHGVPDSLGVMQGTPVFKDGETPYETKTIRYNFKSKRGFISNVVSQQGEGYVTGNNAKKGVDDELFMVNGRYTTCDHHDHPHFYLQLTRAKVRPKKNVVTGPAYLVVEDVPLPIAVPFFFFPFSSSYSSGIIMPTYMDDSSRGFGLTGGGYYFAINDKMDLKVLGDVFTKGSWALGVESTYNKRYKYSGSFQANYQVTKTGDKGLADYSVAKDFKIVWSHRQDAKASPNSTFSASVNFSTTSYERTNIGNLYNSQLLSQGTKTSSVAYSRSFPDQGLTISSTFNIAQTLRDSSVAVTFPDLNIALSRLYPFKRKAAVGDERWYEKISLSYTGRLTNSINTKDNMLFKSNLVKDWKNGMSHTIPVSATFTLFKYFNVTPTFNYTERWYTRKVMRGRDASNLKDVPTDTIYGFHRVYNYNTSLGLSTKLYGMYKPLFAKSKEIQIRHVITPQVSLSMAPDFGASKYGYYESYTYLNSSNQLDTVTYSPYANEAFGVPGRGRQGTVSFDLSNNLEMKYKTRNDSIRKVSLIDELGGSISYNMAAETRPWSDLSLRLRLKFSKNYTLNLNSSFATYAYQFDKDGKVVVGDRTEWSYGRFGRFQGWGSSFNYTLNNDTWKKLFGPKDEKTDDKKKGKDANKTDSEDAQEEGNETKTKKVEKAKIDADGYQVFAMPWSLNLSYSFNISEDRSAHINEETMRYPYKYTQNLSASGNIKISNRWSMSFNSGYDFEASKIIQTAFTVSRDLHCWNMSASISPIGTYKYYNFTIRANASLLQDLKWEQRSQTQSNIQWY
- a CDS encoding HD domain-containing protein, encoding MRPIDLIYKYYPVEDELRNILLVHSRSVTRKALDIAHNHPELKLDESFLAEASMLHDIGIFLTDAPSIYCFGSQPYICHGYLGADLVRQAGLPRHALVCERHTGAGLSLNEIVEQQLPVPHRDMTPQSLEEQVICFADKFFSKTHLDKEKSVAGARKSISKHGEEGLARFDYWCELFL
- a CDS encoding mechanosensitive ion channel family protein encodes the protein MDLQEFLNLTIFGIEIKHPVEFFIKALIIYAITQSTVSFIKFLFRRSQRRKGALSLDKTTASFLQRISVYSIYIIGGATFLSLIPGMEKVGNSILAGAGIMAMAIGFASKEALSNFISGLFIVFAKPFRIGDVIKLDDNITGTVSEITLRHTVIRNMENKMIIIPNSTMNSSTIINSTLGEQEICNFIEIGVSYNADLDKAMLLMYDEVTKHPLLIDRRTPDDKKNNTPLVPVRIINLGDSSITLRAWAWAANSGDAFVMKCDLLKSIKERFDKEGIEIPYPYSNIVLKKEE